The Maylandia zebra isolate NMK-2024a linkage group LG4, Mzebra_GT3a, whole genome shotgun sequence genome includes a window with the following:
- the LOC112434218 gene encoding uncharacterized protein LOC112434218: MLEDEAFCFFLALFHKIMPHVDMLYNHLQKRNIDSVTIAGITQTFISRMQAIREALPNLVVDEEYRGPVQDPPTKRRRTLGEDRQHHLALEVCDTIMSHAKERFSFTKHLVSATLLQGDLFQQHSKNFPDAALQTTVEAYPSLDKARLKTELSLIYDNEEFQSCSGALALYQVLMENNLQDTFTETVSLLNILITTPMTTSESERCFSTLKRIKTFLRNNMAQDRLNALAMLSIEKKLTQELPDFNTRVIEKFATQKDRRAKFLYK, translated from the exons ATGCTGGAAGACgaagctttctgttttttcctggcCTTGTTTCACAAGATAATGCCACATGTAGACATGCTGTATAACCACCTACAGAAGAGAAACATCGATTCTGTCACCATCGCAGGGATCACCCAGACATTCATCAGCCGCATGCAGGCTATCAG GGAGGCACTTCCTAATCTGGTTGTGGATGAGGAGTACAGGGGACCTGTTCAAGACCCACCCACAAAGAGACGGAGAACATTGGGGGAAGACAGGCAACACCATTTGGCACTGGAG GTGTGCGACACCATTATGAGCCATGCCAAGGAGAGGTTTTCTTTCACCAAGCACCTTGTCAGCGCCACTCTGTTGCAAGGAGACTTGTTCCAACAACACAGCAAAAATTTTCCAGATGCAGCACTACAAACCACAGTGGAAGCCTATCCCTCATTGGACAAAGCCAGACTTAAAACAGAACTGTCCCTGATCTACGACAACGAGGAGTTTCAGAGTTGTAGTGGTGCGCTGGCGCTCTATCAGGTTCTGATGGAAAACAACCTTCAAGACACATTCACCGAAACTGTAAGTCTTCTTAACATCCTCATCACCACACCAATGACAACATCAGAATCGGAGAGGTGTTTCTCTACTTTAAAGAGGATAAAAACTTTCCTGAGAAACAATATGGCTCAGGATCGGCTCAACGCTCTGGCTATGCTGTCCATAGAGAAAAAACTCACACAAGAACTTCCTGATTTCAACACCAGGGTCATCGAGAAATTTGCCACTCAGAAAGACAGACGAGCAAAGTTCTTGTACAAATAA